A portion of the Algimonas porphyrae genome contains these proteins:
- a CDS encoding DUF1465 family protein, with translation MTATLKTTEIQVSDPMTVQAEDRLLQFTRSELFARTFREGMDMVEETAAYLDGPGREESKRLGRDDALTYASQSMRLTTRLMQVASWLLVQRALKEGDMTLTEARAEKYRLVSEETEEGKPSFSEIARDAYGLPARLLDLSARSKSIYERIMRLDRSLYGTIAAQTGNTVADQINRLEAAFGNTPR, from the coding sequence ATGACAGCCACACTTAAAACCACCGAGATTCAGGTCAGCGATCCGATGACGGTGCAAGCGGAAGATCGTCTTCTGCAATTCACCCGATCCGAGCTTTTTGCCCGAACCTTTCGCGAAGGCATGGATATGGTTGAAGAGACGGCCGCCTATCTGGACGGGCCGGGCCGGGAAGAATCCAAGCGCCTGGGTCGCGACGATGCGCTGACATACGCGTCGCAGAGCATGCGCCTCACAACCCGCCTGATGCAGGTTGCGAGCTGGCTTCTGGTTCAGCGTGCCCTCAAGGAAGGGGATATGACGCTGACGGAAGCAAGAGCCGAGAAATACCGTCTGGTCTCCGAAGAGACCGAGGAGGGCAAACCGTCCTTTTCCGAAATTGCGCGTGATGCCTATGGGCTGCCCGCCCGCCTGCTGGACCTGAGTGCGCGGTCCAAATCCATCTATGAGCGGATCATGCGCCTGGATCGTTCGCTTTACGGGACGATCGCCGCACAGACTGGCAATACGGTGGCCGATCAGATCAATCGGCTGGAAGCGGCTTTCGGCAATACGCCGCGGTAA
- a CDS encoding WecB/TagA/CpsF family glycosyltransferase, producing MSAVRTSRPSDTQPHNPADLPGDRPEASTVEKGVAARGLTPDGLFPPAQPRGQQRRARTLPDPNDWRINPRSYEFIGAIFDPLTPLQTLQRAKWMTLRHSFRYIATPNVDHLVRLNQEPDIYRPLYEAAWLSVCDSRILEALAHLSGLPLSAVPGSSLSQQLFDNVITANDPITVIGADREIVNIVKARYGLTQVNHYEPPMGLRHKPDEVAKCAQFVADNPARYIFICVGSPQQEMIAKACLDRGDCVGFGLCVGASLDFIGGRVKRAPVWMQEARLEWLHRLASEPRRLWKRYLVEGPRIFWLYAKWALRSGKTAKQGLG from the coding sequence GTGAGCGCAGTTCGTACATCAAGACCATCCGACACGCAGCCGCATAATCCTGCTGACCTGCCGGGCGATAGGCCTGAAGCGTCCACCGTCGAAAAGGGGGTGGCGGCGCGAGGCCTGACGCCGGACGGGCTGTTCCCGCCGGCTCAACCGCGTGGGCAGCAACGTCGTGCCCGGACTCTGCCGGACCCGAACGACTGGCGCATCAATCCGCGCAGCTATGAATTTATTGGGGCGATTTTCGACCCGCTGACACCGTTGCAGACCTTGCAGCGCGCCAAGTGGATGACATTGCGCCACAGCTTTCGCTACATTGCGACACCCAATGTCGACCATCTGGTCCGTCTTAATCAGGAACCGGACATCTATCGCCCACTCTATGAGGCGGCCTGGCTCTCCGTTTGCGATTCGCGCATTCTCGAAGCGCTCGCCCATCTATCGGGATTACCACTTTCGGCGGTGCCGGGATCGTCACTCAGCCAGCAATTATTCGACAATGTCATCACGGCGAACGATCCGATTACTGTGATCGGAGCGGATCGCGAGATCGTCAATATCGTCAAGGCCCGTTACGGGCTGACCCAGGTCAATCACTATGAGCCGCCAATGGGTCTGCGGCACAAGCCGGACGAAGTGGCGAAATGCGCACAGTTCGTCGCCGACAATCCGGCGCGCTATATCTTCATCTGCGTCGGCAGCCCGCAGCAGGAAATGATTGCCAAAGCCTGTCTGGACAGGGGCGATTGCGTCGGCTTCGGCCTGTGCGTCGGCGCGTCGCTCGACTTCATCGGCGGTCGTGTCAAACGGGCACCGGTCTGGATGCAGGAAGCGCGACTGGAATGGCTGCACCGCCTGGCATCGGAACCGCGCCGTCTGTGGAAACGCTATCTGGTCGAGGGGCCTCGAATCTTCTGGCTCTATGCGAAGTGGGCTCTGCGTTCAGGAAAGACGGCCAAGCAGGGCCTGGGCTAG
- the lpdA gene encoding dihydrolipoyl dehydrogenase, with translation MAETYDVIIIGGGPGGYNCAIRCGQLGLKVACVETRDTLGGTCLNVGCIPSKALLHATELYETADKHFEDMGMSAKVSADVPKMIEKKAEVVDGLTKGIAFLFKKNKVDHIQGFGKIVGKGKVEVAGKTYETKNIVIATGSEVASLPFIEIDEKKIVSSTGALELQSVPKRMIVIGGGVIGLELGSVWRRLGAEVTVIEYLDQILPGMDMEVRKTSARIFKKQGMKFELGRKVTAVDGSGKTVKIESEAAKGGKEKSFEADVVLVAIGRKPYTDNLGLDTVGIETTDRGFIKTNHWKAGEGVYAIGDVTEGPMLAHKAEEEGVAVAETIAGQSGHVNYDAIPGVVYTFPEIANVGKTEDELKEAGVPYKVGKFPLMANSRARCNHETDGFAKILAHAETDEILGGHIIAPGAGDMIHEICLGMEFKAASEDLARTCHAHPTLSEAVRQAAMDVEGWAMQA, from the coding sequence ATGGCCGAGACTTATGACGTCATCATCATCGGTGGCGGACCCGGCGGCTATAACTGCGCCATTCGCTGTGGCCAACTGGGCCTGAAAGTGGCGTGCGTTGAAACCCGCGATACGCTGGGTGGCACCTGTCTGAATGTGGGCTGTATCCCGTCCAAGGCGCTGCTGCACGCGACGGAACTTTACGAGACAGCCGATAAGCATTTCGAGGATATGGGCATGAGCGCGAAAGTCTCTGCCGATGTGCCGAAGATGATTGAGAAGAAGGCCGAGGTTGTGGACGGTCTGACCAAAGGCATCGCCTTCCTGTTCAAGAAGAACAAGGTCGATCACATTCAGGGGTTCGGCAAGATTGTCGGTAAGGGCAAAGTCGAGGTCGCAGGCAAGACTTACGAAACAAAGAATATCGTCATCGCAACGGGATCGGAAGTCGCCTCGCTGCCTTTCATCGAAATCGACGAGAAAAAGATCGTCTCCTCCACCGGCGCGCTGGAATTGCAGTCGGTCCCGAAGCGTATGATCGTCATTGGCGGCGGCGTGATTGGGCTGGAACTGGGTTCCGTCTGGCGTCGTCTGGGCGCCGAAGTGACCGTGATCGAATATCTCGATCAGATCCTGCCCGGCATGGATATGGAAGTCCGCAAGACCTCGGCCCGTATCTTCAAGAAGCAGGGCATGAAGTTCGAACTGGGCCGTAAGGTCACGGCTGTCGATGGTTCTGGCAAGACTGTGAAGATCGAATCCGAAGCGGCCAAGGGCGGAAAGGAAAAGTCGTTCGAAGCGGATGTTGTGCTCGTTGCGATCGGCCGCAAACCCTATACGGATAATCTCGGTCTCGACACGGTCGGTATCGAAACGACGGATCGCGGTTTCATCAAGACCAATCACTGGAAGGCGGGCGAAGGCGTCTACGCCATCGGTGATGTGACCGAAGGTCCGATGCTGGCGCACAAAGCCGAAGAGGAAGGCGTCGCAGTCGCCGAGACGATCGCCGGTCAGTCCGGTCATGTGAATTACGACGCCATTCCGGGCGTGGTCTATACCTTCCCGGAAATCGCCAATGTCGGCAAAACGGAAGATGAGCTGAAAGAGGCAGGTGTGCCTTACAAGGTTGGCAAGTTCCCGTTGATGGCCAACAGTCGTGCGCGCTGTAATCACGAAACAGACGGTTTTGCGAAAATCCTCGCCCATGCGGAAACGGACGAGATTCTCGGTGGTCATATCATTGCGCCGGGTGCCGGCGATATGATCCATGAAATCTGTCTCGGCATGGAATTCAAGGCGGCATCCGAAGATCTGGCCCGCACCTGTCACGCCCATCCGACCTTGTCCGAAGCTGTCCGTCAGGCGGCGATGGACGTCGAAGGCTGGGCGATGCAGGCGTGA
- a CDS encoding RHS repeat-associated core domain-containing protein, translating to MTTVDGWRLTCGSANNGQGFIGHSPDGTQYRFDRFYTVEADYLGSRSSGTVEMARTRNILAATQVTDVNGNTVNYDYDTLNRLTAIRASDGRRINLNYSGSSKIIQSATVNPGTAYARTWSYAYQQKSLSEYPATPGPIPNSLVTVIQPDGRSWSYDLGGMSVDPGPNYTCRQLTQNLTVTHPYGVTGTFRLIDTRQRIGFNLQEDISLGCPGFNEITPGNGQPPQVLERAGIMSLVRKRLNGPGLPQHEWNFSYEEDNGAPGSSSSDRTNTSSVTEPSGRVIVYRHYWTAEPLGGKLATKVTKDGATVLRNETYSYVKQPTSFGFPTHGTGSTPDSTFYPTHTSSTVISQDGDSYTSTQQYDVNTSSSTYSWGRPITSISTSSFSGTRTINHTYEHNSTKWILGLPKTTTFQGKPWESLTYDANGRVATYSKFGILRGSYTYHTGALFKGALHTVTNALGHTASFSNWHRGKPQTITRWDGRTLYRTVNDNGWELTTTDANGHQTAYGYNAMGWLDSVNPPGSFFNTANLSYSFNPSSSVAMRQTVIRGAGTTTVDYDGLFRPMTTHRRATDASSAPGGLWEAFAETRYDLAGNTVFQSRPSVSAIAAQTNGVISEYDLLKRLIRTEDSMDSAVVSTLAYSSLNRTTATNPSGHVTTTFKDGFNGPGKGAPLRIDEPGRETLLSYDMFGNLIQLTQNDLISTQSRSVTQYMRHDDRMRLCRHFVPEHGETRFSYDAADRLTSHAKGQGFTGTGFDAAGNTDCASNLTDSGKSHFRIETEYSPMGWVEATDFADSATLDIENFYDWNGNLQQTRRGFINAGTGTMPTASVVNELHRIYDELNNVLSETQQIDGAHVAFMHQYSYDANVFMKSRRYSSNNLYEWTNDSFGHQQHMRQGSYYYANNITYHPDSSLAGYLMGNSQSYTRTVDPLQRTDRIRSVGGLLTALDLDYSYNSNSQITAILDASTPGIGAGWKSHTTTGLQYNGLGQMTHANGWWGSGLFTYDGLGNLLSKSLTTGGSPRSVNLNYDPAKNHLSTSIDSLMPTHGGTGTRALTHDDRGNLTTSTFVDFFGGINRTKTMTYDLSDQMIAMSGQVPDGSPVNGTFEYNGEGKRVQMTMNGRNSFYVYDFAGRLMLSHKEADGEGVERLYLESGQALGKWTGRKLTYFHTDHLGTPIRGTHGMGGTETAGADVFQQFQTPYGMQPTTSWHGTGNTGFDPAFGQGSNCGVTGFTTHANDCETGLTYMQARYYDPVSSRFTSVDPMDFMTDGRTGMVNRYGYTLNDPINLLDPDGNAAVAACAVPPITAGCAAVAKTIIEVVVVGSVVAYEILSNDNTEPTGQEGDNPPAPEDLVGTDQNPGNKGRVNSGPLAPENGGTGDADEDFETLTGGNSEPAPEDSTYPEGTRIGDNGVVIRPGTREGGEGKRIDIPATATKPKETLHYPE from the coding sequence ATGACGACGGTTGATGGTTGGCGTTTGACTTGCGGCAGCGCCAATAACGGTCAAGGGTTCATCGGACATAGTCCGGACGGCACACAATATCGTTTTGATCGCTTCTATACGGTTGAAGCCGACTATCTTGGGTCGCGAAGCAGCGGCACTGTCGAAATGGCTCGGACAAGAAACATCCTGGCTGCGACGCAAGTCACCGATGTGAACGGCAACACGGTGAATTATGACTATGACACCTTAAACCGCCTGACAGCTATCCGTGCCAGTGATGGCAGACGGATCAATTTAAATTATTCCGGCTCGTCCAAAATTATCCAATCCGCGACGGTCAACCCCGGAACGGCCTATGCACGGACATGGAGCTATGCCTATCAGCAGAAGTCATTGTCGGAATATCCTGCGACACCGGGACCGATTCCCAATTCGCTGGTTACTGTCATCCAGCCGGACGGACGAAGCTGGTCCTATGACCTTGGCGGTATGTCAGTCGATCCCGGTCCGAACTATACATGCCGCCAGCTGACGCAGAACCTTACCGTGACGCATCCTTATGGTGTGACCGGAACATTCCGGCTTATCGATACCCGTCAGCGGATCGGATTCAATCTTCAGGAAGATATTTCTCTGGGTTGCCCAGGGTTCAATGAAATCACACCGGGAAATGGTCAGCCGCCACAAGTTCTAGAGCGGGCCGGCATTATGTCCCTTGTTCGCAAGCGGTTGAACGGCCCGGGCTTGCCCCAGCATGAATGGAACTTCTCTTACGAAGAAGATAACGGTGCGCCTGGGTCCTCATCATCAGACCGGACGAACACCTCGTCTGTCACCGAGCCATCGGGCCGGGTGATCGTCTATCGGCATTACTGGACGGCTGAGCCGCTTGGCGGAAAGTTGGCCACAAAAGTCACAAAAGATGGCGCAACGGTCCTCAGGAATGAGACCTACAGTTACGTCAAGCAGCCAACGTCATTCGGCTTTCCAACTCATGGAACAGGATCGACCCCTGACTCCACGTTCTACCCGACCCACACGAGCAGTACGGTCATCTCTCAGGATGGTGACAGCTATACGTCAACGCAACAATATGACGTGAACACGTCGAGCTCGACCTATAGTTGGGGGCGTCCCATTACGAGCATATCGACATCCAGCTTCAGCGGGACTCGCACGATCAATCATACCTACGAGCATAACTCGACGAAGTGGATTCTCGGTCTTCCCAAGACCACCACCTTCCAAGGCAAGCCGTGGGAATCGCTGACCTACGACGCCAATGGCCGGGTCGCGACATATTCCAAGTTCGGCATATTACGCGGTTCGTACACCTATCACACTGGCGCGTTGTTCAAGGGTGCCCTGCACACCGTCACCAATGCGCTCGGACATACGGCCAGCTTCAGCAACTGGCATCGCGGCAAACCACAAACCATCACCCGTTGGGATGGTCGGACGCTCTATCGGACGGTTAATGATAATGGCTGGGAGCTCACCACCACTGACGCCAATGGCCATCAGACGGCCTATGGCTATAATGCGATGGGGTGGCTCGACTCCGTCAACCCGCCGGGGTCATTCTTTAACACAGCCAATCTGAGCTATAGTTTCAATCCATCCAGTTCGGTCGCCATGCGCCAGACCGTCATACGGGGCGCAGGGACGACGACGGTCGATTATGATGGCTTGTTCCGTCCCATGACGACGCACCGCAGGGCGACCGATGCGTCGAGTGCTCCGGGAGGGCTGTGGGAGGCGTTTGCCGAAACACGCTATGACCTCGCTGGAAATACTGTGTTCCAGTCGCGCCCGTCTGTGAGCGCCATTGCGGCGCAGACCAATGGAGTCATCAGCGAATATGATCTGCTCAAGCGCCTGATTCGCACCGAAGACAGCATGGACAGTGCCGTAGTTTCGACACTGGCCTATTCCAGTCTGAACAGGACGACCGCCACGAACCCCTCCGGTCATGTCACGACAACCTTTAAGGATGGGTTCAACGGTCCGGGCAAGGGTGCCCCACTGCGGATTGACGAACCCGGTCGGGAAACGCTGCTGAGTTACGATATGTTCGGCAATCTGATCCAGCTGACTCAAAACGATCTGATCAGCACCCAATCACGAAGCGTGACGCAATATATGCGCCATGATGATCGGATGCGGCTGTGTCGCCATTTCGTCCCGGAACATGGCGAAACACGCTTCAGCTATGACGCCGCAGACAGATTGACCTCACATGCAAAAGGACAAGGATTTACTGGAACGGGGTTTGATGCCGCTGGCAACACGGACTGCGCCTCCAATCTGACCGATAGCGGAAAAAGCCATTTCCGGATCGAGACCGAGTACAGCCCGATGGGCTGGGTCGAAGCCACCGATTTTGCGGATTCTGCGACGCTCGACATTGAGAACTTCTACGACTGGAACGGCAATCTGCAGCAGACCCGCCGCGGCTTCATCAATGCAGGTACGGGGACGATGCCGACCGCCTCCGTCGTCAATGAGCTCCACCGCATCTATGACGAGCTCAACAATGTGTTGTCCGAGACGCAGCAGATCGACGGCGCTCATGTCGCCTTCATGCATCAATATAGCTATGATGCGAACGTCTTCATGAAATCCCGACGCTACTCGTCCAACAATCTCTATGAGTGGACGAATGACAGTTTTGGCCATCAGCAACATATGCGTCAGGGCAGCTATTACTATGCCAACAATATCACCTACCATCCGGACAGCAGTCTTGCCGGCTACCTCATGGGCAATAGCCAGTCCTACACGCGGACGGTCGATCCATTGCAGCGCACAGACCGCATCCGCTCTGTCGGCGGCTTGCTGACGGCGCTGGACCTCGATTACAGCTACAATTCCAACAGCCAGATTACCGCGATTCTGGATGCCTCGACGCCCGGCATCGGCGCAGGCTGGAAGTCGCATACGACCACCGGCCTTCAATATAACGGGTTGGGGCAGATGACCCACGCCAATGGCTGGTGGGGGTCTGGCCTGTTCACCTATGACGGGCTCGGCAATCTACTGAGTAAATCGCTCACCACGGGGGGCTCGCCGCGGTCTGTCAATCTGAACTATGATCCAGCGAAAAATCATCTGAGCACATCGATCGACAGTCTCATGCCAACCCATGGCGGCACAGGGACGCGCGCGCTCACCCATGATGATCGCGGCAACCTGACCACATCCACCTTTGTGGATTTCTTCGGCGGCATCAACCGGACGAAGACGATGACCTACGACCTGTCGGATCAGATGATCGCCATGTCCGGTCAGGTTCCGGACGGGTCTCCCGTCAACGGCACCTTCGAATATAACGGCGAAGGCAAGCGCGTTCAGATGACGATGAACGGGCGCAACAGCTTCTATGTCTATGACTTTGCCGGGCGGCTGATGCTGTCCCACAAGGAAGCGGACGGCGAAGGGGTAGAGCGGCTCTACCTGGAATCCGGTCAGGCGCTGGGCAAGTGGACGGGCAGGAAGCTGACCTACTTCCACACGGACCATCTCGGCACGCCGATCCGGGGGACGCATGGCATGGGCGGGACGGAAACGGCCGGCGCGGACGTGTTCCAGCAGTTCCAGACCCCTTACGGTATGCAGCCTACGACCAGCTGGCACGGCACGGGCAATACAGGCTTCGATCCGGCCTTCGGGCAGGGTTCGAACTGCGGCGTCACGGGCTTCACCACCCACGCCAATGACTGCGAGACCGGCCTGACCTACATGCAGGCCCGCTACTACGATCCCGTCAGCTCACGCTTTACCAGTGTAGATCCAATGGACTTTATGACAGACGGCCGGACCGGGATGGTGAACCGGTATGGGTACACGCTCAATGATCCGATTAACTTATTAGATCCTGATGGGAATGCTGCAGTGGCTGCATGCGCAGTCCCACCAATAACGGCAGGATGTGCCGCAGTCGCTAAGACTATAATTGAGGTTGTAGTTGTCGGCAGTGTCGTCGCTTATGAAATACTATCAAACGATAACACCGAACCGACCGGTCAAGAAGGTGATAATCCACCCGCACCAGAAGACCTTGTAGGAACAGATCAAAATCCTGGGAACAAAGGACGTGTAAACAGCGGTCCGCTTGCTCCAGAAAACGGTGGTACAGGCGACGCAGACGAGGATTTCGAAACACTTACTGGAGGCAATAGTGAACCTGCACCCGAAGATAGCACATATCCCGAAGGCACGAGGATTGGAGATAATGGCGTAGTAATACGTCCCGGAACCAGAGAAGGAGGTGAAGGTAAGAGAATAGATATACCAGCAACAGCTACCAAGCCAAAAGAAACATTACATTACCCGGAATAA
- a CDS encoding SDR family NAD(P)-dependent oxidoreductase, producing the protein MDNRTIIVTGAAKGIGLACAQRLVEDGHRVVLTDMDTDAGFRAAKDLAADNDRAVFIEADVSDPLKVHNLIAETLSSFGRIDGLVNNAAIAVKGGALDMSIEDFDRNIAVNLRGPFLVSRAVAQHMVKEIEDRDDRSRLNERPYAIVNMSSINDTVAIPDYLAYTVSKGGLRQMTRAMAIELAPYGIRVNAVGPGSIKTEMLAKVNADPAAMNKILSRTPMGRPGLPDEIAAVTSWLLSDESSYITGQCIYADGGRLALNYTMPLGQD; encoded by the coding sequence ATGGACAACAGAACCATCATTGTAACCGGTGCCGCAAAGGGCATCGGACTGGCCTGCGCCCAGCGTCTTGTCGAAGACGGTCACAGGGTCGTGCTGACCGACATGGACACGGATGCAGGCTTTCGCGCCGCCAAGGACCTCGCTGCGGATAATGACCGGGCCGTTTTTATCGAAGCCGACGTCTCCGACCCGCTCAAGGTTCATAATCTGATCGCGGAGACGCTGTCATCCTTCGGGCGGATCGATGGTCTGGTGAATAATGCCGCCATCGCCGTCAAAGGGGGCGCGCTCGATATGAGCATCGAGGATTTCGACCGCAATATCGCGGTCAATCTGCGCGGACCATTCCTCGTCAGCCGTGCCGTCGCGCAGCATATGGTCAAGGAGATCGAGGATCGGGATGACCGCTCCCGCCTGAACGAGCGGCCCTATGCCATCGTCAACATGTCCTCCATCAACGATACGGTCGCGATCCCGGACTATCTGGCCTACACCGTATCCAAAGGGGGCTTGCGCCAGATGACACGCGCCATGGCGATCGAACTCGCCCCTTACGGCATTCGCGTGAACGCCGTCGGACCCGGATCCATCAAGACGGAAATGCTGGCCAAGGTAAATGCCGATCCCGCCGCAATGAACAAGATCCTGTCGCGCACGCCGATGGGGCGCCCCGGCCTGCCTGACGAAATCGCTGCCGTGACGTCCTGGCTGCTCTCGGACGAAAGCAGCTATATTACGGGTCAGTGCATCTATGCCGACGGCGGACGCCTGGCGCTGAATTATACGATGCCGCTGGGACAGGACTGA
- a CDS encoding DUF1192 domain-containing protein produces MDELDPKLTEVESYRIGESLYGLSLHELDGRIAAYRAEIARLEGERDKKSRERNAADALFSSKPT; encoded by the coding sequence ATGGATGAGCTGGACCCCAAACTGACCGAGGTCGAGTCCTACAGGATCGGTGAATCGCTCTATGGTCTCTCCTTGCATGAGCTGGACGGACGAATCGCCGCCTATCGCGCCGAGATTGCTCGCCTGGAAGGCGAACGGGACAAGAAAAGCCGCGAGCGGAATGCCGCGGACGCGCTGTTTTCGTCCAAACCGACTTAA
- a CDS encoding Mrp/NBP35 family ATP-binding protein has translation MSDYSEDAVLSALSGVKDALSERDLVSAGRLSDLSFDDGRLRIILGLPPETTQDQGLQLRNAAEAALTDLPGITQLAVLLTTHKAAPALKTTAPKRPDRNPHPNKRPEGYQGDAQVAKTLAVSSAKGGVGKSTVTAGLARALAAAGLRIGVLDADIHGPSIPSLFGLSGRLDSRMVQNRRLIGPAEVDGVKIVSIGLLTGSEDPVVWRGPMVQGAIARMLWDTDWGALDLLLIDMPPGTGDPQLGLAQDIQPDGAVIVTTPQDLALMDARKGVGMFEKVDIPVSGWIENMASFTCPDCGSEHRLFGEGVLELPAERAIPKLGSLPLSLEMRDARTGYDALAQALLGRLS, from the coding sequence GTGAGCGACTATTCCGAAGATGCCGTCCTATCGGCGCTCAGCGGCGTCAAGGATGCCCTCTCTGAGCGGGACCTCGTCTCAGCGGGCCGCTTGTCCGATCTCAGCTTCGATGATGGCCGTTTGCGTATCATTCTGGGCCTGCCGCCCGAGACGACGCAGGATCAGGGCTTACAGCTCCGGAATGCTGCGGAAGCGGCGCTGACCGACCTGCCCGGCATTACGCAGCTTGCCGTGTTGCTGACGACGCATAAAGCGGCACCCGCCCTGAAGACTACCGCGCCGAAGCGCCCGGACCGCAATCCCCATCCGAACAAGCGCCCCGAAGGCTACCAAGGGGACGCACAGGTCGCGAAAACCCTGGCTGTCAGCTCCGCCAAGGGCGGCGTCGGCAAATCGACTGTGACGGCGGGCCTGGCCCGCGCACTGGCAGCCGCCGGTCTGCGCATCGGCGTACTTGATGCGGATATACACGGGCCCAGCATACCGAGCCTGTTTGGCCTGTCCGGCCGGCTGGACAGCCGAATGGTTCAAAACCGCCGCCTGATCGGTCCGGCAGAGGTGGATGGCGTGAAGATCGTGTCGATCGGACTTCTGACAGGTAGCGAGGATCCGGTGGTCTGGCGGGGGCCGATGGTTCAAGGCGCGATTGCGCGCATGCTGTGGGACACGGATTGGGGCGCGCTGGACTTGCTGCTGATCGACATGCCGCCCGGCACGGGCGATCCGCAACTGGGGCTGGCGCAGGATATTCAGCCTGACGGGGCCGTGATCGTGACGACACCGCAGGATCTGGCGCTTATGGATGCACGCAAGGGGGTCGGCATGTTCGAAAAGGTCGACATTCCCGTATCGGGATGGATCGAGAACATGGCCAGTTTCACCTGCCCGGATTGCGGGTCGGAACATCGCCTGTTCGGCGAAGGCGTGTTGGAGCTGCCCGCGGAACGGGCCATACCGAAGCTCGGCAGTCTTCCATTATCGCTGGAAATGCGTGACGCCCGCACAGGCTATGACGCGCTAGCCCAGGCCCTGCTTGGCCGTCTTTCCTGA
- a CDS encoding DUF1013 domain-containing protein, whose amino-acid sequence MTQILMPKATAVWLIDNTAMSFKQISEFCGLHILEVEGIADGDVGQGIRGADPIANGQVSREEIEKAETDPNYAMKPNTFDADELPKPKKRGPRYTPLSRRQDRPDAIAWLVRNHPEMSDAQISKLIGTTKPTIKSIRERTHWKINTIQPQDPVSLGLTSQIDLDAAVKIAAEKKAKEDAKNAVEGGEALQPAPQPEPEEETSKADLTLENLFKPST is encoded by the coding sequence ATGACACAGATTCTGATGCCGAAAGCGACCGCCGTCTGGCTGATCGACAACACGGCGATGAGCTTCAAGCAGATCAGCGAATTTTGCGGTCTGCATATTCTGGAAGTCGAAGGTATTGCCGATGGTGATGTCGGACAGGGCATTCGCGGTGCCGATCCGATCGCCAATGGGCAGGTCTCCCGCGAAGAAATCGAAAAAGCCGAAACCGACCCGAACTATGCGATGAAACCGAACACGTTCGATGCGGACGAGCTGCCCAAACCGAAAAAGCGTGGCCCTCGCTATACGCCGCTGTCTCGCCGTCAGGATCGTCCGGACGCGATCGCCTGGCTGGTGCGGAACCACCCGGAAATGTCGGACGCGCAGATATCGAAGCTGATCGGTACGACCAAACCGACGATCAAATCGATCCGCGAGCGCACACACTGGAAGATCAACACGATCCAGCCGCAGGATCCAGTCAGTCTTGGCCTGACGAGCCAGATCGACCTTGATGCTGCTGTGAAGATTGCAGCGGAGAAAAAAGCCAAGGAAGACGCAAAGAACGCCGTCGAAGGCGGCGAAGCCCTGCAACCGGCCCCGCAGCCGGAACCGGAAGAAGAAACGTCGAAAGCGGATTTGACGCTGGAAAACTTGTTTAAGCCGTCCACCTGA